One genomic region from Phocoena sinus isolate mPhoSin1 chromosome 3, mPhoSin1.pri, whole genome shotgun sequence encodes:
- the ADAMTSL5 gene encoding ADAMTS-like protein 5 isoform X3 — translation MRHPLDRGQVTLPRPAPHPGAPGCCRSHRILDCAQLVPTAQMGKLRRGEEEHLAPGHTGRDEKGGSERLRYCPKSHSQSGKSWGATPGLLAPPLLRPLLSPRPRPLQNLLLLLWTLLNCGLGGNVQGPGEWTPWGSWSRCSSSCGRGLSVRSRQCIRFPREELCWGDTHEYRLCQLPECPPGAVPFRDLQCALYNGHPVLGTQKTYQWVPFYGAPNQCDLNCLAEGHDFYHSFGRVLDGTPCSPGTQGLCVAGRCLRAGCDGLLGSDAREDRCGRCGGANDSCLFVQRVFRDAGAFAGYWNVTLIPEGARHIRAAHRSRNHLALMGGDGRYVFNGNWAVSPPGTYEAAGTRVVYTRVTGSEETLRAAGPTSEDLLLQVLLQEPNPGVEFEFWLPRERYGPFQAQAQAQGWSLRQPQPREVDPQPPESPAAPTVIPPRTPGPTPDPCPPCPDTRGRAHRLLHYCGSDFVFRARVLGRVRQAQETRYEVHVQLIYKNRSPLRALEYVWAPSRCPCPPLALHRDYLLAARRLISPDGTQDWLLLPHAGYARPWSPAEDSRVRLAARRCPL, via the exons ATGAGGCACCCACTGGACCGGGGCCAGGTCACCCTGCCCCGTCCCGCCCCCCATCCGGGAGCTCCTGGCTGCTGcag GTCCCATAGAATCCTGGACTGTGCCCAGCTGGTCCCCActgcacagatggggaaactgaggcgggGGGAAGAGGAGCACCTGGCCCCTGGCCACACCGGAAG AGATGAgaagggaggctcagagaggttgagatactgtccaaaatcacacagccagtCAGGGAAGAGCTGGGGTGCAACCCCTGGCCTGCTGGCCCCCCCACTGCTGCGCCCCCTCCTGTCCCCCAGACCCCGCCCCCTCCAGAACCTCCTGCTCCTGCTGTGGACCCTCCTGAACTGTGGTTTGGGGGGCAACGTTCAG GGTCCGGGTGAGTGGACTCCATGGGGTTCCTGGAGCCGCTGTTCTAGCTCTTGCGGGCGAGGGCTCTCCGTGCGCAGCCGGCAATGCATCCG GTTTCCCAGGGAAGAGCTGTGCTGGGGGGACACCCACGAGTACCGCCTCTGCCAACTGCCC GAATGTCCCCCAGGGGCCGTGCCCTTCCGAGACCTCCAATGCGCCCTCTACAATGGCCACCCTGTCCTGGGCACCCAGAAGACCTACCAATGGGTGCCCTTCTATGGTG CACCCAACCAGTGCGACCTCAACTGCCTGGCGGAGGGGCACGACTTCTATCACAGCTTCGGCCGCGTGCTGGACGGTACCCCCTGCAGCCCGGGCACCCAGGGACTCTGCGTGGCCGGCCGCTGCCTC AGAGCCGGCTGTGACGGTTTGCTGGGTTCTGATGCCCGCGAAGACCGCTGCGGCCGCTGCGGCGGCGCCAACGACTCGTGCCTCTTCGTGCAGCGCGTATTCCGGGATGCCG GTGCCTTCGCTGGGTACTGGAACGTGACCCTGATTCCTGAGGGCGCCAGGCACATCCGCGCCGCCCACCGGAGCCGGAACCACCTGG CGCTGATGGGGGGCGACGGGCGCTATGTGTTCAACGGGAACTGGGCGGTCAGCCCTCCCGGGACCTACGAGGCAGCGGGCACCCGCGTGGTCTACACCCGCGTCACAGGATCAGAGGAGACGCTGCGCGCCGCCGGGCCCACCTCCGAAGACCTGCTCCTGCAG GTCCTCCTGCAGGAGCCCAACCCCGGCGTTGAATTCGAGTTCTGGCTCCCCCGGGAGCGTTATGGCCCCTTCCAGGCGCAGGCTCAGGCCCAGGGCTGGTCCCTGCGGCAGCCGCAGCCTCGGGAGGTAGATCCTCAGCCCCCTGAGTCTCCCGCTGCCCCCACTGTTATCCCCCCACGgaccccaggccccaccccag acccctgcccaccctgccctgaCACCCGCGGTCGTGCCCACCGGCTGCTCCACTATTGCGGCAGCGACTTTG TGTTCCGGGCCCGCGTGCTGGGCCGCGTCCGGCAGGCCCAGGAGACCCGATATGAGGTGCACGTGCAGCTCATCTACAAGAACCGCTCGCCACTGCGGGCCCTCGAGTATGTGTGGGCGCCGAGCCGCTGCCCCTGCCCACCGCTGGCCCTCCATCGGGACTACCTGCTGGCGGCCCGGCGCCTCATCAGCCCCGATGGCACTCAGGACTGGCTGCTGCTCCCTCATGCTGGCTACGCCCGGCCGTGGAGCCCCGCCGAGGACAGCCGCGTGCGCCTGGCCGCCAGACGCTGCCCCCTCTGA
- the ADAMTSL5 gene encoding ADAMTS-like protein 5 isoform X1 produces the protein MRHPLDRGQVTLPRPAPHPGAPGCCRSHRILDCAQLVPTAQMGKLRRGEEEHLAPGHTGRDEKGGSERLRYCPKSHSQSGKSWGATPGLLAPPLLRPLLSPRPRPLQNLLLLLWTLLNCGLGGNVQGPGEWTPWGSWSRCSSSCGRGLSVRSRQCIRFPREELCWGDTHEYRLCQLPECPPGAVPFRDLQCALYNGHPVLGTQKTYQWVPFYGAPNQCDLNCLAEGHDFYHSFGRVLDGTPCSPGTQGLCVAGRCLRAGCDGLLGSDAREDRCGRCGGANDSCLFVQRVFRDAGAFAGYWNVTLIPEGARHIRAAHRSRNHLGIAGSEGGGALLAARIQRGGATGSGGGRGLFREARADPSLAALMGGDGRYVFNGNWAVSPPGTYEAAGTRVVYTRVTGSEETLRAAGPTSEDLLLQVLLQEPNPGVEFEFWLPRERYGPFQAQAQAQGWSLRQPQPREVDPQPPESPAAPTVIPPRTPGPTPDPCPPCPDTRGRAHRLLHYCGSDFVFRARVLGRVRQAQETRYEVHVQLIYKNRSPLRALEYVWAPSRCPCPPLALHRDYLLAARRLISPDGTQDWLLLPHAGYARPWSPAEDSRVRLAARRCPL, from the exons ATGAGGCACCCACTGGACCGGGGCCAGGTCACCCTGCCCCGTCCCGCCCCCCATCCGGGAGCTCCTGGCTGCTGcag GTCCCATAGAATCCTGGACTGTGCCCAGCTGGTCCCCActgcacagatggggaaactgaggcgggGGGAAGAGGAGCACCTGGCCCCTGGCCACACCGGAAG AGATGAgaagggaggctcagagaggttgagatactgtccaaaatcacacagccagtCAGGGAAGAGCTGGGGTGCAACCCCTGGCCTGCTGGCCCCCCCACTGCTGCGCCCCCTCCTGTCCCCCAGACCCCGCCCCCTCCAGAACCTCCTGCTCCTGCTGTGGACCCTCCTGAACTGTGGTTTGGGGGGCAACGTTCAG GGTCCGGGTGAGTGGACTCCATGGGGTTCCTGGAGCCGCTGTTCTAGCTCTTGCGGGCGAGGGCTCTCCGTGCGCAGCCGGCAATGCATCCG GTTTCCCAGGGAAGAGCTGTGCTGGGGGGACACCCACGAGTACCGCCTCTGCCAACTGCCC GAATGTCCCCCAGGGGCCGTGCCCTTCCGAGACCTCCAATGCGCCCTCTACAATGGCCACCCTGTCCTGGGCACCCAGAAGACCTACCAATGGGTGCCCTTCTATGGTG CACCCAACCAGTGCGACCTCAACTGCCTGGCGGAGGGGCACGACTTCTATCACAGCTTCGGCCGCGTGCTGGACGGTACCCCCTGCAGCCCGGGCACCCAGGGACTCTGCGTGGCCGGCCGCTGCCTC AGAGCCGGCTGTGACGGTTTGCTGGGTTCTGATGCCCGCGAAGACCGCTGCGGCCGCTGCGGCGGCGCCAACGACTCGTGCCTCTTCGTGCAGCGCGTATTCCGGGATGCCG GTGCCTTCGCTGGGTACTGGAACGTGACCCTGATTCCTGAGGGCGCCAGGCACATCCGCGCCGCCCACCGGAGCCGGAACCACCTGGGTATCGCAGGGTCCGAGGGAGGAGGCGCCCTGCTGGCTGCCCGAATCCAGCGGGGCGGGGCGACAGGGTCGGGAGGCGGGCGGGGCCTCTTCCGGGAAGCCCGGGCTGACCCTTCCCTTGCAGCGCTGATGGGGGGCGACGGGCGCTATGTGTTCAACGGGAACTGGGCGGTCAGCCCTCCCGGGACCTACGAGGCAGCGGGCACCCGCGTGGTCTACACCCGCGTCACAGGATCAGAGGAGACGCTGCGCGCCGCCGGGCCCACCTCCGAAGACCTGCTCCTGCAG GTCCTCCTGCAGGAGCCCAACCCCGGCGTTGAATTCGAGTTCTGGCTCCCCCGGGAGCGTTATGGCCCCTTCCAGGCGCAGGCTCAGGCCCAGGGCTGGTCCCTGCGGCAGCCGCAGCCTCGGGAGGTAGATCCTCAGCCCCCTGAGTCTCCCGCTGCCCCCACTGTTATCCCCCCACGgaccccaggccccaccccag acccctgcccaccctgccctgaCACCCGCGGTCGTGCCCACCGGCTGCTCCACTATTGCGGCAGCGACTTTG TGTTCCGGGCCCGCGTGCTGGGCCGCGTCCGGCAGGCCCAGGAGACCCGATATGAGGTGCACGTGCAGCTCATCTACAAGAACCGCTCGCCACTGCGGGCCCTCGAGTATGTGTGGGCGCCGAGCCGCTGCCCCTGCCCACCGCTGGCCCTCCATCGGGACTACCTGCTGGCGGCCCGGCGCCTCATCAGCCCCGATGGCACTCAGGACTGGCTGCTGCTCCCTCATGCTGGCTACGCCCGGCCGTGGAGCCCCGCCGAGGACAGCCGCGTGCGCCTGGCCGCCAGACGCTGCCCCCTCTGA
- the ADAMTSL5 gene encoding ADAMTS-like protein 5 isoform X8 codes for MGKLRRGEEEHLAPGHTGRPRPLQNLLLLLWTLLNCGLGGNVQGPGEWTPWGSWSRCSSSCGRGLSVRSRQCIRFPREELCWGDTHEYRLCQLPECPPGAVPFRDLQCALYNGHPVLGTQKTYQWVPFYGAPNQCDLNCLAEGHDFYHSFGRVLDGTPCSPGTQGLCVAGRCLRAGCDGLLGSDAREDRCGRCGGANDSCLFVQRVFRDAGAFAGYWNVTLIPEGARHIRAAHRSRNHLALMGGDGRYVFNGNWAVSPPGTYEAAGTRVVYTRVTGSEETLRAAGPTSEDLLLQVLLQEPNPGVEFEFWLPRERYGPFQAQAQAQGWSLRQPQPREVDPQPPESPAAPTVIPPRTPGPTPDPCPPCPDTRGRAHRLLHYCGSDFVFRARVLGRVRQAQETRYEVHVQLIYKNRSPLRALEYVWAPSRCPCPPLALHRDYLLAARRLISPDGTQDWLLLPHAGYARPWSPAEDSRVRLAARRCPL; via the exons atggggaaactgaggcgggGGGAAGAGGAGCACCTGGCCCCTGGCCACACCGGAAG ACCCCGCCCCCTCCAGAACCTCCTGCTCCTGCTGTGGACCCTCCTGAACTGTGGTTTGGGGGGCAACGTTCAG GGTCCGGGTGAGTGGACTCCATGGGGTTCCTGGAGCCGCTGTTCTAGCTCTTGCGGGCGAGGGCTCTCCGTGCGCAGCCGGCAATGCATCCG GTTTCCCAGGGAAGAGCTGTGCTGGGGGGACACCCACGAGTACCGCCTCTGCCAACTGCCC GAATGTCCCCCAGGGGCCGTGCCCTTCCGAGACCTCCAATGCGCCCTCTACAATGGCCACCCTGTCCTGGGCACCCAGAAGACCTACCAATGGGTGCCCTTCTATGGTG CACCCAACCAGTGCGACCTCAACTGCCTGGCGGAGGGGCACGACTTCTATCACAGCTTCGGCCGCGTGCTGGACGGTACCCCCTGCAGCCCGGGCACCCAGGGACTCTGCGTGGCCGGCCGCTGCCTC AGAGCCGGCTGTGACGGTTTGCTGGGTTCTGATGCCCGCGAAGACCGCTGCGGCCGCTGCGGCGGCGCCAACGACTCGTGCCTCTTCGTGCAGCGCGTATTCCGGGATGCCG GTGCCTTCGCTGGGTACTGGAACGTGACCCTGATTCCTGAGGGCGCCAGGCACATCCGCGCCGCCCACCGGAGCCGGAACCACCTGG CGCTGATGGGGGGCGACGGGCGCTATGTGTTCAACGGGAACTGGGCGGTCAGCCCTCCCGGGACCTACGAGGCAGCGGGCACCCGCGTGGTCTACACCCGCGTCACAGGATCAGAGGAGACGCTGCGCGCCGCCGGGCCCACCTCCGAAGACCTGCTCCTGCAG GTCCTCCTGCAGGAGCCCAACCCCGGCGTTGAATTCGAGTTCTGGCTCCCCCGGGAGCGTTATGGCCCCTTCCAGGCGCAGGCTCAGGCCCAGGGCTGGTCCCTGCGGCAGCCGCAGCCTCGGGAGGTAGATCCTCAGCCCCCTGAGTCTCCCGCTGCCCCCACTGTTATCCCCCCACGgaccccaggccccaccccag acccctgcccaccctgccctgaCACCCGCGGTCGTGCCCACCGGCTGCTCCACTATTGCGGCAGCGACTTTG TGTTCCGGGCCCGCGTGCTGGGCCGCGTCCGGCAGGCCCAGGAGACCCGATATGAGGTGCACGTGCAGCTCATCTACAAGAACCGCTCGCCACTGCGGGCCCTCGAGTATGTGTGGGCGCCGAGCCGCTGCCCCTGCCCACCGCTGGCCCTCCATCGGGACTACCTGCTGGCGGCCCGGCGCCTCATCAGCCCCGATGGCACTCAGGACTGGCTGCTGCTCCCTCATGCTGGCTACGCCCGGCCGTGGAGCCCCGCCGAGGACAGCCGCGTGCGCCTGGCCGCCAGACGCTGCCCCCTCTGA